One Anaerolineae bacterium genomic window, TGCGCTGCGGGTGGCCATCCCAGTCCACCGGCATCAGGATGCGTCGCAGGTCGGGGTGGCCGGTGAACGGGATGCCGAACATGTCGTAGACCTCGCGCTCCTGCCAGTTGGCGGTGGGCCAGATCGGCGTCACAGAAGGTACGGCCTCATCCTCGTTCAGCCGCACCTTTAGCCGGAGCTGATGGCCGTAGAGCAGTGAATACAGGTGATAGGCCACCGCGAAGCGCGGCTGCTCCGGCAGGTAATCCACCCCTACCACACTGACCAGGAAGTTGAACAGCAAACCATCACCATCGCGCAGAAAGCGGGCGACTTCAGGCAGCGCAGCGGGAGTTACATATACAGTGGTTTCCCCGCGGAATTCCACCACTTCCTGAATCGCATCCGGGAAGGCCTCCCGCAGGCTGGTTACAGGGTCTCTTTTCGGTTGCATACGTTCCACCTGTCGGCTGTTTCTGTTGTTGCTGGCGGATCAGGGATGCTTACTCAACCCGGATAGACTGAGCCGGCTCGCCGAACCACTTGGAGAGCGGCTCGTTGCGCACCTTTTCATGCAGGGTCAGGATGCCGTGGATGAGTTGTTCCGGGCGGGGCGGGCAGCCGGCCACATAGACGTCAACAGGCAGGATTTCATCCACGCCCTGCACGGTGGCATAGTTGTTGAAAATGCCGCCACAGCTGGCGCAATCGCCCATCGCCAGCACCCACTTGGGTTCGGGCATCTGGTCGTACAGGCGGCGCACGACCGGGGCCATCTTGCGCGTCACGCGCCCGGCCACAATGATCATATCGGCCTGGCGCGGGCTGGGCCGCATCAGTTCCATACCAAAGCGGGAGAGATCGTAGGTGCTGGCCTGGGTACTCATCATCTCAATCGCGCAGCAGGCCAGGCCAAAGCCCAGCGGCCACATGGCGCCGGTCCGCGCCCAGTTGACCATCTCCTCCAGGGTGGTCGTCACAACACCC contains:
- a CDS encoding NADH-quinone oxidoreductase subunit C encodes the protein MQPKRDPVTSLREAFPDAIQEVVEFRGETTVYVTPAALPEVARFLRDGDGLLFNFLVSVVGVDYLPEQPRFAVAYHLYSLLYGHQLRLKVRLNEDEAVPSVTPIWPTANWQEREVYDMFGIPFTGHPDLRRILMPVDWDGHPQRKDYPLGYETVQFSFNFDEIERNKPYAKG
- a CDS encoding NADH-quinone oxidoreductase subunit B; the protein is MGLTSLPNKTGLPGVVTTTLEEMVNWARTGAMWPLGFGLACCAIEMMSTQASTYDLSRFGMELMRPSPRQADMIIVAGRVTRKMAPVVRRLYDQMPEPKWVLAMGDCASCGGIFNNYATVQGVDEILPVDVYVAGCPPRPEQLIHGILTLHEKVRNEPLSKWFGEPAQSIRVE